The Siniperca chuatsi isolate FFG_IHB_CAS linkage group LG9, ASM2008510v1, whole genome shotgun sequence genome includes a region encoding these proteins:
- the jazf1b gene encoding juxtaposed with another zinc finger protein 1b, with the protein MTGIAAASFFSNACRFGGCGLHFDSLAELIVHIEDNHIDTDPRLLEKQEQQQPTYVALSYINRFMTDAARREHEAVKKKVQPKLSLSLTGNLSRSSVSTPPRHTSGNLTPPVTPPITPSSSFRSSTPTGSECDEEEVDFEESDSDESWTTESAISSESILSSMCMNGGDEKPFACPVPGCKKRYKNVNGIKYHAKNGHRTQIRVRKPFKCRCGKSYKTSQGLRHHTINFHPPISTDIIRKMQQ; encoded by the exons ATGACAGGCATCGCCGctgcttctttcttttccaaCGCTTGCAGGTTCGGGGGCTGCGGACTTCATTTCGACTCTCTGGCCGAGCTCATCGTGCACATCGAGGATAACCACATTG ACACAGACCCCCGTCTTCTGGAgaagcaggagcagcagcagccgacataTGTTGCCCTCAGCTACATCAACAG GTTCATGACAGATGCTGCACGGCGAGAACATGAGGCCGTGAAGAAGAAGGTGCAGCCCAagttgtctctgtctctgacaggCAATCTGTCCCGCAGCAGTGTTTCCACTCCGCCTCGCCACACCAGTGGAAACCTCACCCCTCCTGTCACCCCACCCATCAccccttcttcttccttccGCAGCAGTACGCCCACAG GTAGTGAGTGTGATGAGGAGGAGGTAGACTTTGAGGAGTCTGACAGTGATGAGTCGTGGACCACAGAGAGCGCCATCAGCTCTGAGTCCATCCTCAGTTCTATGTGCATGAACGGAGGAGATGAGAAGCCTTTTGCTTGCCCCGTGCCAGGCTGTAAAAAGAGATACAAG AATGTGAACGGGATCAAGTATCATGCCAAGAACGGCCATCGAACCCAGATAAGGGTGCGCAAACCCTTCAAGTGCCGGTGTGGGAAGAGCTACAAAACGTCTCAGGGTCTTCGCCACCACACCATCAACTTCCACCCACCCATCTCAACTGACATCATCCGCAAGATGCAGCAGTAG